In Corynebacterium guangdongense, one DNA window encodes the following:
- a CDS encoding recombinase family protein has protein sequence MTQHNSSPGGLLIGYCRVSTAAQNPDRQLETSGPVDRVFIDKASGKSGAPRRGLEDCTDCPRDGDEPRVTSMGRLAHSLIDLRQLVAAPAGARYSAVLCADRSAGVRHIKVLNACRLEGIGHGIALHASLPTAIFPSGPAGAPSFPAGL, from the coding sequence ATGACGCAACACAATTCGTCTCCCGGTGGCCTCCTGATTGGGTACTGCCGAGTCTCCACTGCCGCCCAGAACCCGGATCGCCAACTGGAGACCAGCGGACCGGTCGACCGTGTCTTCATTGATAAGGCCTCCGGCAAGAGCGGCGCACCACGCCGAGGACTCGAGGATTGCACCGACTGCCCCCGCGATGGCGACGAACCTCGGGTTACCTCGATGGGCCGGCTCGCCCACTCCCTGATTGATCTTCGACAGCTAGTGGCGGCGCCTGCTGGAGCTAGGTATTCCGCCGTGCTTTGCGCGGACCGAAGTGCCGGTGTCAGGCACATCAAAGTCCTGAATGCTTGTCGGCTCGAAGGGATCGGCCATGGCATAGCGCTCCATGCGTCGCTGCCAACTGCGATCTTCCCGTCTGGCCCGGCGGGTGCTCCCAGTTTTCCTGCCGGACTTTGA
- a CDS encoding recombinase family protein, with protein sequence MRPGDQLIVTSMDRLARSLIDLHQIVDDLGRVS encoded by the coding sequence CTGCGCCCGGGCGATCAGTTGATCGTCACCTCGATGGACCGGCTCGCCCGCTCGCTGATTGACCTGCACCAGATCGTGGACGATCTAGGGCGTGTCTCCTAA
- a CDS encoding IS5 family transposase: protein MPISTQRTRPDLSRTQGAQSNHKNLPLALTEPAGHGIGRSRSGLSSKIHAGVDRHGRPLSVVVTGGQRNDGAMLQAVLDDIHVPRVGPGRARSRPDAVLADRGYATTVIRRNLRKRGIAAVIPEKRDSIAARKRKGSRGGRPPAFDPHAYKGRNVVERAFCLAKQWRGLATRYDKLAVVYRGAVVLCAVITWLKTLGDTP, encoded by the coding sequence GTGCCCATCAGCACGCAACGAACACGACCCGACCTGAGCAGGACACAGGGGGCGCAATCGAATCACAAGAATCTGCCGCTAGCGCTGACTGAACCGGCAGGTCACGGCATCGGCCGGTCACGTAGTGGGCTGTCGAGCAAGATTCACGCCGGCGTCGACAGGCATGGCCGCCCCCTGTCGGTGGTGGTCACCGGCGGGCAGCGCAACGACGGGGCGATGCTCCAGGCCGTACTTGATGACATCCACGTCCCGCGCGTGGGCCCGGGGCGGGCGCGGTCGCGTCCGGATGCGGTCCTGGCTGACCGGGGCTACGCAACGACGGTGATCCGGCGTAATCTGCGCAAGAGGGGGATCGCGGCGGTTATTCCCGAAAAGCGTGACAGCATCGCCGCCCGGAAACGTAAAGGCAGCAGAGGCGGGCGCCCACCCGCCTTTGACCCCCACGCCTACAAGGGCCGCAATGTTGTCGAGCGTGCGTTTTGCCTGGCCAAGCAGTGGCGCGGCCTGGCCACCCGGTATGACAAGCTCGCGGTGGTTTACCGTGGGGCCGTCGTGCTGTGTGCCGTGATCACCTGGCTCAAGACTTTAGGAGACACGCCCTAG
- a CDS encoding IS5 family transposase, whose translation MTDHQWETIEELLPSSDGRRGRPFRNSRLIVEGIIYRYRTGIPWRDLPREQFGPWQTVWKRHRRYCADGTWDRILTYLLTLADAEGKIDWTVSVDASITRAHQHATNTTRPEQDTGGAIESQESAASAD comes from the coding sequence CTGACCGACCATCAATGGGAAACGATCGAAGAGCTCCTACCCAGCAGCGATGGCCGACGAGGCCGACCATTTCGCAACAGTCGGCTCATCGTCGAGGGCATCATCTACCGCTACCGCACCGGAATCCCGTGGCGGGATCTGCCCCGCGAGCAGTTCGGCCCCTGGCAGACCGTCTGGAAGCGCCACCGCCGCTACTGCGCCGACGGCACGTGGGACAGGATCCTGACCTATCTGCTGACCCTGGCCGACGCGGAAGGAAAAATCGACTGGACCGTCTCCGTGGACGCCTCGATCACCCGTGCCCATCAGCACGCAACGAACACGACCCGACCTGAGCAGGACACAGGGGGCGCAATCGAATCACAAGAATCTGCCGCTAGCGCTGACTGA
- a CDS encoding recombinase family protein → MVGQDAKAALGVTRRSSIAPPAKLFRRHALASCGVPVKFLKECQTYSQDSSPVAKLMLSMLGAVAEFERSIIRERQAEGIAKAKVLVELVWLSWRHAWRLRLVA, encoded by the coding sequence ATGGTCGGTCAGGACGCGAAAGCGGCTCTTGGTGTCACTCGCCGATCCAGTATCGCCCCACCGGCAAAACTATTTAGGAGACACGCCCTAGCCAGTTGCGGCGTCCCGGTGAAGTTCCTCAAGGAGTGCCAGACCTACTCGCAGGACTCCTCCCCGGTCGCCAAGCTTATGCTCAGCATGCTGGGTGCGGTCGCGGAGTTCGAGCGCTCGATCATCCGTGAGCGCCAGGCCGAGGGCATCGCCAAGGCCAAGGTGTTAGTCGAGTTAGTTTGGCTGAGCTGGCGACACGCGTGGAGATTGCGACTGGTCGCGTAG
- a CDS encoding ABC transporter ATP-binding protein — MSLSLKSGEILGLLGASGSGKSTLLRAIAGLEPVASGRVLMGGRDVTRVPTHKRGIGMVFQRGELFPHRNVGRNISYGLEMAGVSRAQRLARVEELLELVGLAGYAERPVDTLSGGQAQRVALARTLAPRPGLVLLDEPLSALDKKLRERLAVDVRSILKRSGTAAIFVTHDPEEATTVSDSIVEMEDGELMGGAWVR, encoded by the coding sequence GTGTCGCTTTCGCTGAAGTCAGGCGAGATTCTCGGCCTGCTCGGGGCCTCCGGGTCCGGCAAGTCCACGCTGCTGCGCGCCATCGCCGGGCTGGAACCCGTGGCTTCGGGACGTGTGTTGATGGGCGGCCGCGACGTCACCCGCGTGCCGACCCACAAGCGCGGCATCGGCATGGTCTTTCAGCGCGGCGAGCTCTTCCCCCACCGCAACGTCGGCCGCAACATCAGCTACGGGCTGGAGATGGCGGGTGTTTCTCGCGCTCAGCGTCTGGCTCGCGTTGAGGAATTGCTGGAGCTGGTCGGATTGGCCGGGTACGCCGAGCGCCCCGTCGACACGCTCTCCGGCGGTCAGGCGCAGCGCGTCGCCCTCGCCCGCACCCTGGCCCCGCGCCCGGGTCTCGTGCTTCTCGACGAACCACTCTCCGCCCTGGACAAGAAGCTGCGCGAGCGGCTGGCGGTGGATGTCCGTTCGATATTGAAGCGTTCCGGGACGGCGGCGATTTTTGTGACTCATGATCCGGAGGAGGCGACGACGGTGTCGGATTCGATTGTGGAGATGGAGGACGGGGAGCTGATGGGTGGGGCGTGGGTGCGGTAG